One Oryza glaberrima chromosome 11, OglaRS2, whole genome shotgun sequence genomic region harbors:
- the LOC127755000 gene encoding uncharacterized protein LOC127755000 yields MFQLCKYSSRRRISPCKRGSICSNYPMAPCSTIARIMNLGDLARCPKNLCNLLFRVVQSKLLAPLHSSLLKEVQKDDGDQPSMAESVVANLPELSQDILMEIFALLEIPDLVRAGSVCNSWRSAYNELRSLGIYKLSQTPCLLYTSESAGDSVVCLYSLVEKREYMITLPEPPIRSRFLIGSSLGWLITADDLSEMHLVNPITGEQIALPSVTTMEHVNPIFNESGALHKYEFSLHTATRVSYAEPSIFALGELRDYIYSKAFVFTDTFTGGCIVVLIHEPAGQISFARVGDDKWTWHPSHSHYSDCIYMDGLLYALTAQGEIHTLDLSGPTITMKTIIGSLSYSRYIVQAPWGGLLLVWRSVEDIEEDYEADLPADHATFVRYTREIKIYSVDTMGKKHVEINNLDGHVLFLGHNQSLCLSTEQYPHLKENYTYFTDDDEAWLFGFKNKRRDIGLFDLKHNSREELVSPQLWSNFPAPVWITPSFTKLNFA; encoded by the coding sequence ATGTTCCAACTCTGCAAGTATTCAAGCAGGCGACGAATTTCACCTTGCAAGAGGGGCTCGATCTGCTCCAATTATCCAATGGCGCCCTGTAGTACTATAGCCAGGATTATGAACTTAGGGGATCTAGCGAGATGTCCCAAGAATTTGTGCAACCTACTCTTCAGAGTAGTACAATCCAAGCTCCTAGCGCCCCTTCACAGTAGTTTACTGAAGGAAGTGCAAAAAGATGATGGTGATCAGCCATCAATGGCAGAGAGTGTTGTGGCAAATTTACCAGAGCTGTCTCAGGACATCTTAATGGAGATATTTGCCCTCCTGGAGATCCCTGACCTCGTGCGTGCAGGATCGGTCTGTAACTCCTGGCGCTCGGCCTACAACGAATTGCGCAGCCTAGGTATCTATAAACTGTCCCAGACGCCGTGCCTGCTATACACCTCTGAATCTGCTGGCGATAGCGTCGTGTGTCTCTATAGTCTTGTCGAgaagagggagtacatgattaCTCTCCCGGAGCCACCCATACGCAGTAGGTTTCTGATTGGGTCCTCACTTGGTTGGTTGATTACAGCTGATGACTTATCCGAGATGCACCTGGTCAATCCGATCACAGGGGAACAGATAGCTCTCCCTTCTGTTACCACAATGGAGCATGTGAATCCCATCTTCAATGAGTCTGGTGCTCTCCACAAGTATGAGTTCTCACTGCACACTGCAACGAGGGTTAGTTATGCAGAGCCATCAATTTTTGCCCTTGGCGAGCTCCGGGATTACATATATAGTAAGGCTTTTGTGTTTACTGATACTTTCACAGGGGGATGCATCGTGGTTCTGATCCACGAGCCAGCTGGTCAAATTTCATTTGCAAGGGTTGGGGATGATAAGTGGACATGGCATCCATCACACTCTCACTATTCTGACTGCATCTACATGGATGGTCTACTGTATGCACTGACTGCACAGGGAGAAATCCATACACTTGATCTCAGTGGCCCCACGATCACGATGAAGACGATAATTGGAAGTTTGTCTTACAGTAGGTACATTGTGCAAGCTCCATGGGGTGGTCTTCTGCTAGTTTGGAGGTCAGTTGAGGACATTGAGGAGGATTACGAGGCTGACTTGCCTGCTGACCATGCAACATTTGTGCGGTATACTAGggaaattaaaatatatagtgTTGATACTATGGGGAAAAAACATGTAGAGATCAATAACCTGGATGGTCATGTGTTGTTTCTTGGTCATAACCAATCACTTTGTCTCAGCACGGAACAATATCCTCATCTCAAGGAAAATTATACCTATTTTACTGATGATGACGAAGCTTGGTTATTTGGATTCAAGAATAAGCGTCGTGATATTGGATTATTTGATTTGAAACATAACAGCAGAGAGGAACTCGTGTCTCCTCAGCTTTGGTCCAACTTTCCCGCTCCTGTTTGGATTACACCTAGTTTCACAAAGTTGAACTTCGCCTAG
- the LOC127753961 gene encoding pentatricopeptide repeat-containing protein At4g14850, producing MRRAAAAAAVAPADPQLLAAAFESAIASRSPRLGRAAHARALRLIAPALPPFICAHLVNLYSKLDLPAAAAAALASDPHPTVVSYTAFISGAAQHGRPLPALSAFAGMLRLGLRPNDFTFPSAFKAAASAPLRSTIGPQVHSLAIRFGYLPVDPFVSCAALDMYFKTGRLKLARHLFGEMPNRNVVAWNAVMTNAVLDGRPLETIEAYFGLREAGGLPNVVSVCAFFNACAGAMYLSLGEQFHGFVVKCGFEMDVSVLNSMVDFYGKCRCAGKARAVFDGMGVRNSVSWCSMVAAYAQNGAEEEAFAAYLGARRSGEEPTDFMVSSALTTCAGLLGLHLGRALHAVAVRSCIDANIFVASALVDMYGKCGCVEDAEQIFYETPQRNLVTWNAMIGGYAHIGDAQNALLVFDDMIRSGETAPNYITLVNVITSCSRGGLTKDGYELFETMRERFGIEPRTEHYACVVDLLGRAGMEEQAYEVIQGMPMRPSISVWGALLGACKMHGKTELGRIAAEKLFELDPQDSGNHVLLSNMFASAGRWAEATDIRKEMKNVGIKKDPGCSWVTWKNVVHVFRAKDTKHEMYNEIQALLSKLRKQMQAAGYMPDTQYSLYDLEEEEKESEVFQHSEKLALAFGLICIPPGVPIRIMKNLRICVDCHRAFKFISGIVGREIIVRDNNRFHHFKQYQCSCGDYW from the exons atgcgccgagccgccgccgccgcggcggtggcgcccgcCGACCCGCAGCtgctggcggcggcgttcgAGTCGGCCATCgcgtcgcgctcgccgcgccTCGGCCGGGCCGCGCACGCGCGAGCGCTGAGGCTGATCGCCCCGGCACTCCCGCCCTTCATCTGCGCGCACCTCGTCAACCTCTACTCCAAGCTCGacctccccgcggcggcggcggcggctctcgcCTCCGACCCACACCCCACCGTGGTTTCGTACACCGCTTTCATATCCGGCGCGGCGCAGCACGGCCGCCCTCTCCCGGCGCTCTCCGCGTTCGCCGGCATGCTCCGCCTCGGCCTGCGCCCCAACGACTTCACCTTCCCGTCGGCCTTCAAGGCCGCCGCTTCCGCGCCTCTGCGCTCCACCATCGGGCCCCAGGTACACTCCCTCGCCATCAGGTTTGGTTACCTCCCCGTCGACCCCTTCGTGTCCTGCGCGGCGCTGGACATGTACTTCAAGACCGGACGCCTCAAGCTGGCCCGCCACCTGTTTGGTGAAATGCCGAACAGGAACGTGGTTGCGTGGAACGCTGTCATGACGAATGCTGTGCTCGACGGGAGGCCCCTGGAGACAATTGAGGCTTATTTTGGGCTCCGGGAGGCTGGTGGGCTTCCGAATGTGGTCTCGGTCTGTGCATTCTTCAACGCGTGTGCTGGGGCGATGTACTTGTCACTCGGGGAGCAGTTCCATGGCTTCGTTGTGAAGTGTGGGTTTGAGATGGATGTCTCTGTGTTGAATTCAATGGTTGATTTCTATGGGAAGTGCCGATGTGCAGGGAAGGCAAGGGCGGTATTTGATGGCATGGGAGTTAGGAATAGCGTGTCCTGGTGTTCAATGGTTGCTGCATATGCTCAGAACGGCGCAGAAGAGGAGGCTTTTGCAGCATACCTGGGTGCAAGGCGTTCTGGGGAAGAGCCAACGGATTTCATGGTTTCCAGTGCGCTCACTACATGTGCAGGGCTGCTAGGCCTTCACCTTGGACGCGCTCTGCATGCGGTTGCTGTCCGTTCTTGTATTGATGCAAACATTTTTGTTGCGAGTGCATTGGTTGACATGTATGGGAAGTGTGGCTGTGTTGAAGATGCCGAACAGATTTTTTATGAGACACCACAGAGGAATCTTGTCACTTGGAATGCAATGATCGGTGGTTATGCTCACATTGGTGATGCTCAGAATGCACTTCTGGTATTTGATGATATGATAAGGAGTGGGGAGACAGCACCTAATTACATCACCCTTGTCAATGTGATCACTTCATGCAGCAGAGGAGGTTTAACAAAGGACGGCTATGAATTGTTTGAGACAATGAGGGAGAGGTTCGGGATAGAGCCACGGACTGAGCATTATGCTTGTGTGGTTGACTTGCTTGGTCGTGCAGGAATGGAAGAACAGGCTTACGAGGTCATACAGGGGATGCCTATGAGACCTTCCATTTCTGTATGGGGAGCTCTACTTGGGGCGTGCAAAATGCATGGGAAGACAGAATTGGGAAGGATTGCAGCTGAGAAGTTGTTTGAACTTGACCCCCAGGACTCTGGCAATCATGTACTGCTCTCAAATATGTTTGCTTCAGCTGGCAG GTGGGCAGAAGCAACAGATATAAGGAAGGAGATGAAGAATGTTGGAATAAAGAAGGACCCGGGTTGCAGCTGGGTTACCTGGAAAAATGTTGTTCATGTTTTCCGAGCAAAGGACACCAAACATGAAATGTATAATGAGATCCAGGCGTTACTAAGCAAGCTCAGAAAGCAAATGCAAGCTGCTGGATACATGCCAGACACACAATATTCCCTTTATGAtcttgaggaagaagagaaagaatcAGAGGTGTTCCAACACAGTGAGAAGCTTGCTCTGGCCTTTGGACTTATTTGCATACCACCTGGTGTACCTATAAGAATCATGAAGAACCTGAGAATATGTGTGGATTGTCATCGCGCATTCAAGTTCATATCTGGTATCGTTGGTAGAGAGATAATTGTGAGGGACAATAATAGGTTTCATCACTTCAAACAATACCAATGCTCATGTGGAGATTATTGGTGA
- the LOC127755524 gene encoding uncharacterized protein LOC127755524 has product MTTPPAAKRRRRCCSLPPELNDDVIGEILLRLPPGDPALLVRCSLVCKPWRRLLSSDPVFLRRHREFHLRRRTPRPLLGFLFNQLGEDPGVAWFAPTSSLRRLPHPHHCDWYALDARHGLVLFSTMLSRDAAEHELVVWDPMTGRRWRLDFPGYLEDFNWSASVLCAADGCDHRHCHGAPFLVAVVSTGRYCNTSAAIYSSETGAWGDAIALEREHPDPDDAVKVGKPGVQVGNAIYFPCVRSAQILECDMSGHTLAMFDSPAAGRGWPDNGLLMTAESGGGGGLGFAFARRSMLHLWSREPTGDGAMAWSPLRGINLEPLLTVLIRRPREHHSVTPNLVGFADGVGVIFAEIDGDVFTIEVSSRRGKKVYRREDIHTIFPYTSFYTPRGGINFDPLP; this is encoded by the coding sequence ATGACGactccgccggcggcgaagcgccgccgccgctgctgttcGCTGCCGCCGGAGCTGAACGACGACGTCATCGGcgagatcctcctccgcctcccaccTGGCGACCCCGCGCTGCTCGTCCGCTGCTCCCTCGTCTGCAAGCCATGGCGGCGGCTCCTCTCCTCCGACCccgtcttcctccgccgccaccgcgagttccacctccgccgccggacgccTCGCCCCCTCCTCGGCTTCCTCTTCAACCAGCTCGGGGAAGATCCCGGCGTCGCCTGGTTCGCCCCCACCTcgtccctccgccgcctcccccacccccaccactgCGACTGGTACGCGCTCGACGCCCGCCACGGCCTCGTCCTCTTCAGCACCATGCTCTCGCGCGACGCGGCGGAGCACGAGCTCGTCGTCTGGGACCCCATGACggggcgccggtggcggctcGACTTCCCGGGCTACCTCGAGGACTTCAACTGGTCCGCGTCGGTGCTctgcgccgccgacggctgcgaccaccgccactgccacgGCGCCCCCTTCCTCGTCGCGGTCGTGTCCACCGGCCGCTACTGCAACACCTCCGCGGCCATCTACTCCTCGGAGACCGGCGCCTGGGGCGACGCGATCGCGCTCGAGCGCGAGCACCCCGATCCCGATGATGCCGTCAAGGTCGGGAAGCCCGGCGTCCAAGTGGGGAACGCGATCTACTTCCCCTGCGTCCGGAGCGCCCAAATCCTCGAGTGCGACATGAGCGGCCACACGCTGGCGATGTTCgactcgccggcggccggccggggaTGGCCGGACAACGGCCTCCTCATGAcggcggagagcggcggcggcggcgggctgggGTTCGCTTTCGCGCGGCGGTCCATGCTCCACCTCTGGTCGAGGGAgcccaccggcgacggcgccatGGCATGGTCGCCGCTCCGAGGCATCAACCTGGAGCCGCTGCTCACCGTGCTGATCCGGAGACCACGTGAGCACCACTCCGTCACGCCTAATCTGGTCGGCTtcgccgacggcgtcggcgtcatCTTCGCCGAGATCGATGGCGACGTCTTCACCATTGAGGTGAGCTCTCGACGAGGCAAGAAGGTGTACAGGAGGGAAGACATCCACACCATCTTCCCTTACACGAGCTTCTACACTCCTCGCGGTGGTATCAACTTTGATCCATTGCCATGA
- the LOC127755795 gene encoding non-specific lipid transfer protein GPI-anchored 19-like, producing the protein MARSKLPLLLVLAVVTAAVSSAWLPSRASAASDAAAGGEYCRDSLSGLLACRDFMFGGAAVASPACCAAYSAAFDADPFCLCYIADGVYGRSTGYDVNVTHALEIPVSCGLATPPIELCNMQGLVLPPYEPSSPQQPPSAGKLAESPAATPAQSPTAAPSLPQAPKPSSPPPFTSPSPLPPPPPPPTSHGARGATMGIGTVAAAVAMTTLLALLS; encoded by the exons ATGGCGCGTTCCaagcttcctctcctcctcgtcctcgccgtggTCACCGCGGCGGTGTCGTCGGCGTGGCTCCCGTCGCGGGCCTCGGCGGCCagcgatgccgccgccggcggcgagtacTGCCGCGACTCCCTGAGCGGGCTGCTCGCGTGCAGGGACTTCATgttcggcggcgcggcggtcgcgTCGCCGGCGTGCTGCGCGGCGTACAGCGCGGCGTTCGACGCCGACCCGTTCTGCCTCTGCTACATCGCCGACGGCGTCTACGGCCGCTCCACCGGCTACGACGTCAACGTCACCCACGCCCTCGAGATCCCCGTCAGCTGCGGCCTCGCCACGCCGCCCATCGAGCTCTGCAACA TGCAAGGTCTGGTGCTTCCTCCCTAcgagccgtcgtcgccgcagcAGCCTCCATCAGCGGGGAAGCTAGCAGAGTCTCCGGCGGCCACGCCGGCGCAATCTCCAACGGCGGCGCCTTCGCTGCCACAGGCGCCCAAgccgtcgtccccgccgccgttcacttcgccgtcgccactgccgccaccgccgccgccaccgacctcTCATGGAGCGCGTGGTGCGACAATGGGGATCGGTACGGTGGCTGCTGCGGTGGCCATGACGACCTTGCTGGCCTTACTATCTTAG